A genomic stretch from Brassica oleracea var. oleracea cultivar TO1000 unplaced genomic scaffold, BOL UnpScaffold00578, whole genome shotgun sequence includes:
- the LOC106319702 gene encoding putative F-box protein At5g39480 produces the protein MTIRELRSEESVGGTCLLLSLPEDVFAATSRFLSPSDICNLSLCCKSLCDLVDSEKIWFVQCELVKALPLSEIVRWRIGISSYKALCRFLVEVVKPLVGVWVHQEPELGNVVYVMPGFLSVVGCRIIPQKVGPFGIQEGRLMWSPVFEIICDHDDGSTKFFLHGRGREGSCVYPGLVTGIDKTCNVLSLEVEPRRENKLCSGVPFQKLDDSDRRNLLELVTSHVGVHVSEPLSGKLFPTRREDEGMLLERRTMLLKIHKFGKNWKHINLEEDGLCYNPTQVDINEMGASPCVNRRRFLSAGDIFGLSLKASYTEMSSYKGWPRMDLNRFCLHKLPIKSLGDDQEYAGLWGGTFGWPPRRCNEDKTGHAFYLLMLSYEESRKNNGKRLVGTKILEGNDFVQHPNGTPMFVVDIDTPSLEPFPFEADGRDFQHCYRGKGISNGYGFLYPGSKPGSLYVISGDHLAFVWNGTKYVFTLKRLDLDQIMKKGLGLWVPPLPPGKNFTYMETSYTNVFTNSL, from the coding sequence ATGACGATCAGAGAGTTACGGTCGGAAGAATCAGTTGGTGGTACTTGTCTGCTTCTCTCGCTTCCAGAAGATGTATTTGCTGCTACCTCTCGTTTTCTATCTCCAAGCGACATTTGCAACCTAAGCTTATGCTGCAAAAGCCTCTGCGACCTTGTGGATTCAGAGAAGATATGGTTTGTGCAATGTGAGCTCGTAAAGGCTCTTCCTTTATCCGAAATAGTCCGGTGGCGAATCGGGATCTCTTCTTACAAGGCTCTCTGTCGGTTTCTTGTGGAGGTAGTGAAGCCTCTTGTTGGGGTTTGGGTTCACCAAGAACCTGAGCTTGGGAATGTTGTGTACGTGATGCCTGGTTTCTTGTCTGTTGTTGGTTGTCGGATCATCCCACAAAAGGTTGGTCCTTTCGGGATTCAGGAAGGGAGGCTTATGTGGTCACCGGTGTTTGAGATCATCTGTGATCACGATGATGGCTCCACTAAGTTCTTCCTCCATGGAAGAGGCAGAGAAGGAAGTTGCGTGTACCCTGGTTTAGTTACAGGCATCGACAAGACTTGCAATGTGCTCTCACTCGAGGTTGAGCCGAGGCGAGAGAATAAGCTGTGCAGTGGGGTTCCATTTCAGAAGCTCGATGATAGCGATAGAAGAAACTTACTTGAACTAGTGACAAGCCATGTAGGTGTACATGTATCTGAACCATTGAGTGGGAAGTTGTTTCCCACAAGGAGAGAAGATGAAGGGATGTTGTTGGAACGTAGAACCATGCTCCTTAAAATACACAAGTTTGGTAAGAACTGGAAGCACATTAACCTGGAGGAAGATGGGTTGTGTTACAATCCTACGCAGGTTGACATAAACGAGATGGGTGCTTCCCCATGTGTGAATCGCCGGAGATTTCTTAGCGCTGGTGACATATTTGGTCTTAGTCTCAAAGCTTCCTACACTGAGATGTCTTCTTACAAAGGGTGGCCAAGAATGGATCTCAACCGCTTTTGCCTGCACAAACTACCAATCAAGAGTCTTGGAGATGACCAAGAGTATGCTGGTTTGTGGGGAGGAACTTTTGGGTGGCCACCTAGGAGATGTAATGAAGATAAAACCGGACATGCTTTTTATCTACTGATGCTCTCTTACGAAGAATCTAGAAAGAACAATGGGAAACGTCTTGTTGGGACGAAAATACTCGAAGGCAATGACTTTGTGCAGCATCCCAATGGAACACCAATGTTTGTTGTGGATATTGACACACCTTCCCTTGAGCCCTTTCCGTTTGAGGCAGATGGAAGAGACTTTCAGCATTGTTACAGAGGAAAGGGTATCTCAAATGGTTATGGTTTCCTTTATCCCGGTTCAAAACCTGGTTCACTTTACGTGATCTCTGGTGATCATCTCGCGTTCGTTTGGAATGGAACTAAATATGTGTTTACTTTGAAAAGACTAGACCTTGACCAGATCATGAAGaaaggtttgggtttatgggTGCCTCCTCTACCTCCAGGTAAGAACTTTACTTATATGGAAACGTCTTACACAAACGTGTTTACCAACTCATTATGA